A region of the Roseiflexus sp. RS-1 genome:
CTACGACGGCATTGTTCGGGCACTCTCCGAGGCGACCGGTGATGTGGTGTGGTCAACCAGCATTGGCGGGCAGATCCTGAATACTGCTGCGTATGACCATGCGACACGCAGTGTTTATGTGGGTTCGACCAACGGGCGTTTGTATCGTCTGAATTCCGCCGATGGCGTAATTCTGGGCAATTTCAATGCTGGCGGGCAGATCCACATGGCGCCGCTTCTGGTCGATAATACGCTCTATGTTGGATCGACAAACGGAACCTTCTACGCCCTGGATAAAGTGTCGTTACAGCCACGATGGTCGTACAATGCTGGTGGCGCCCTCTACGGTTCACCCGCATACTCGTCCAGGTATGGCGGTCTTGTGATTATTCTGGTCGAAGGAACTCCTCGTCCTTCTGTGCACGCGCTGCAGATCGGTGACGGATCGCGTCGCTGGCGGCAAAATGGCGTTCCGGGTTTCGATCCTGAGGATCGTGGCGACAATCTGGCTTTCCTGGACACCTACCCGGTGGTATCAGATGTGAATAACGTGGTTATCGTCCGTACCTATCGCTCGCAAGAGCGACAGTACATGAATGCTGGCTCTCCGAACAATACTGCACCGCGCACGGTGGAAGAAATCCGCTCGCTGTTGACACAGCGACCGGATTTTGAGTCGTTCTATGTTCTGGATCTCGATACCGGCGCCAGGAAATATGTTGCTCCGATTGCGGTGGGCGGAGTCGGCGACGGTATCTGGACCGTCGGACCGCAGGCGGTTGTCAAGAAGATGAGCGATGGTTCCGAAGTTGCGTATGTGCTGTGGCGCACATACCAGGCGTGCGAATCGTTGGGCGGTTCTGCGTGTGATGCGCGCGACGATACGACGTTGGGCGAGATGGATCTTGCGACCGGAAATATCCGGTTTGTACAGGATTGGCGGAATGAAGGGACGATGCGTATCCACAGCGACGAGCAAAGCCCATTATCTATGGCGGGAGATACGATCTTCCATGCGCACTGGATGACGCTGGGCAGTCTTCGCATTACTGATCGTTCATCCAGGTATGGCAGCAGTTATACCAATCCCATCCGCACCGAAGAGGTCTATCCGGTTGTCAACGGCATTCGTGTCGGCACATGTCCGAGCCGGAGCAATTACTTCTGTCCTGAAGCGATGCTTCTGCCGAATAACGAGCCCAATCAGGATCCCGGTTTCTATATCTACTATACGAACCAACCCCAGTACGACCTTTGGTGGTCCTCTTCCACCGGTAATCCGAACAATCCCGATCTTCCTCCGGCAAGCCCGGTACGTAGCGCCGCCATCAGTAACAAAACGATTTACTGGAAAACAGTGGACGGTGCGATTATCGCTGTGGGACCATAATTGGTGTGCTTGGAGGGAGTGGAGGTGGCGCCTTCACCCCTCCCCTGACAAATTGCATACTAAGAGCCTATCCGAAAAACGGTAACCTTTTCGCCTGCGGCGTGATTGCCGTGCGCGCCGCCGGGTTATTCGGATAGGCTCTAAGACGTGGAAGTCCGACGGGCTGGTCTACGGGCGAGCGGGATGCGCCCCCTCACGCCCGCGCAGGCGGGCTTCCCGCCTGCCAGCCGCGACTTCAGTCGCCAGGCGGCGAGCGGAACCACCCTGTCGCACAAGGTTCGTCGTTCCGACACTCGAAACAGTCATGCGACCCGGTGTGCTGAGAGCCTATCCGCAAAACTGTAACCTTTTCGCCTGCGGCGTGATTGCCGTGCGTGCCGCCGGGTTATTCGGATAGGCTCTAAGACGTGGAAGTCCGACGGGCTGGTCTACGGGCGAGCGGGATGCGCCCCCTCACGCCCGCGCAGGCGGGCTTCCCGCCTGCCAGCCGCGACTTCAGTCGCCAGGCGGCGAGCGGAAACACCCTGTCGCACCAGGTTCGTCGTTCCGACGCTCGCAACCGTCATGCGACCCGGTGTGCTGAGAGCCTATCCGCAAAACTGTAACCTTTTCGCCTGCGGCGTGATTGCCGTGCGCGCCGCCGGGCTATTCAGATAGGCTCTAAGACGTGGAAGTCCGACGGGCTGGTCTACGGGCGAGCGGGATGCGCCCCCTCACGCCCGCGCAGGCGGGCTTCCCGCCTGCCAGCCGCGACTTCAGTCGCCAGGCGGCGAGCGGAAACACCCTGTCGCACCAGGTTCGTCGTTCCGACGCTCGAAACAGTCATGCGTCCCGGTGTGCTGAGAGCCTATCCGAAAAACTGTAACCTTTTCGCCTGCGGCGTGATTGCCGTGCGCGCCGCCGGGTTATTCGGATAGGCTCTAAGACGTGGAAGTCCGACGGGCTGGTCTACGGGCGAGCGGGATGCGCCCCCTCACGCCCGCGCAGGCGGGCTTCCCGCCTGCCAGCCGCGACTTCAGTCGCCAGGCGGCGAGCGGAAACACCCTGTCGCACCAGGTTCGTCGTTCCGCCACGCGAAACCGTCATGCGACCCGGTGTGCTGAGAGCCTATCCGCAAAACTGGAACCTTTTCGCCTGCAGCGTGATTGCCGTGCGTGCCGCCAGGTTATTCGGATAGGCTCTAAAAAGTGACCCGCTCAGCCCGTGCAGGCTGGCTTCGTGTCCAGGCGCCGTGCTTTCAGACGCCAGGCGAGCGATGTAGGTGAAACGTCTATCAATCGCCGCATCTGAGACTGCTATCGCGACAGCAGCGGCAGGAACACTCTCGACCGCACCTCTACCGGCGCGCCCCAGGTCACAATGAGCGTGGGACGCGCTTCATTAGCGAAATCCCCAGCTTCCGAAGAATGTAAGTACTTGCTGGTATGCATCGGCTCGGCTGCCGTGTAGAGTGCAATGTTGAGCGGCGTTCCGGCAGCGCATGCCTCAGCAACAGCGATCGTTGCAACAGCGATCGTTGCATCCCATGAGTAAGGAACGCCTGGGAAGAATAGTTTCATACGAGATCCTCATCTGGCAATACGACTTACGCAAGGGAAATTCCACACGAAAGTCGAGACGGGTAACAGGTCCCTCGCAGAAATACTAGCCGATCGATCCTGCGCACAACATGACAATGCGCATCACAGTTCCAACGACGGAAGAAAGTTACAGAATTATCACCCGGTATCCACCTCGATACAGGGCGCCGTCATCCCGGCGTGCTACGGTATATCCGCTTGAATATCGCACAAACGCCACGAGCAGCACGCACGGAGAATACGATCCTATGGCGGTCACCACATCAGCGGCAGCGACAGACGTTGCAACATCAGCGACTCGTCTGCACGAGCGCTCGTTTATCGCACTGGTCGGCGCACTGGCGTTGATACTCAGCTCGCTGCCGATCCTCGCGGGGCATCTGTTTGCGACTCCAGAGCGCCAGTTTGCTGGCATTGTGTACAACATGCCGGATCACGCGCAATACTTCGCCTGGATGCGCGATCTGGCGCGCGCGCCGCTGGCGCCAAACCGACTGACACCAGAACCGAATGCACCGGCGTTCTTCAACCTGCTCTGGTGGACGGTTGGGCGGATCGGGGCGCTGACCGGTCTGGAGTATGCTGCGCTCTGGTCGGGGCTGCGGATTGTGGCAGTGATGGCTGTGCTGGCGTCCGGGTATGCTTTCCTGAACCTGGCAGTTGCCGATGTGCGACAGCGTCGCCTGGCGTATCTCCTCTTTGTGTTCGGCGGCGGTCTGGGGTTCATCTGGGTGATTGTCAAGTATATCTACAGATTGCCAGAAGCGCCGTTTCCATTCAACATCTATACCGCTGAAGCCAATACGTTCTGGATTTTGACAGCGTTCCCCCATTTCGGTATGGCGCTGGCGCTGATCGTGGCAATGATGGCGTTACTGCTTCAGGCGGTTCGCACCGGACAGTATCGCTATGCCGTCGTATGCGGCGTTCTGGGGGCGATCCTGGGGTTACAGCACGCCTATGACCTGATCACGATCTATGCCGTGATGGGATCGTTTGGCGTGCTCGTATGGGCGCGTGACCGGCGTTTTCCGGCGTTTTTGTTCCGTTGCGGGATCATCATCTTTGCGCTCTCGGCGCCGGCTGCGGCATACCTGTCGGCGCTGGTGCTGCTCGATCCGACGTGGGGTAAAAAACTGAGCCAGTTCGACAATGCCGGCGCCTGGACACCGCCGCCGTGGGAGTTGCCCATCCTGCTGGGTGTTCCGTTTCTGCTGGCGCTGATCAGTGTTCGCCTCCGCGCCTTGCAGAGCCGAAATGATGCCGAACTCCTGGTCGTTGTCTGGTTTCTGAGCCATTTTGTCCTGGCATACCTGCCGGTCAAGTTTCAGATCCACCTGCTTCTCGGCTGGCAGATGCCAATAGCGATCCTGGCGGCTGCGGCAGTTTTCACCCGTGTCGCGCCCTGGCTGCAACGCCGCCGTCCGGCGCTGCTGCGACCGACGCTCGCGCTCCTCGCAGTGCTGGCTGTGGCGACGAATGTGTATCTCGTTGCATGGCGGTTTGTCGATTTTCGTCGCCTCGAAGCCCCATACTACCTGACCCATGGGGAAGTGGAGTCGCTCGCATGGCTGGAAGCGCACGTCACCGCCGATGATGTGGTGCTGGCGGATCTTGAGTATGGGCAGCATGTGCCGGTGCGCACCGATGCGCGCGCATTCCTGGCGCATTGGGCGGGGACGCTCGATTTCCACGGGAAACGGGCAATGGTGCGCGACGTTTTCGATCCCGCTGTCTCCGATGCACGGCGGCAGGAAATCCTGACAGCGTACCGGGTGACCTATCTCGTCGTTCGTGAGCGGGACAATGCTGATGAGGCACTGTCTGCGGCGGTCGGGCGCTATCTGACGCTGGCTTTTTCTTCAGGCGATACGACGGTCTATCGGGTGACAGCAACACATCTGCCGAATGGGTGACCCA
Encoded here:
- a CDS encoding outer membrane protein assembly factor BamB family protein, which gives rise to MSRVDYATPFAVPASTQVVYLPLVLGGGTAALEWTQLAGNPQRTAYVPVDLPKPWRVKWIWNGPPKGRDGTPAPGHLRLPRGVQPITGDGKVYIGHYDGIVRALSEATGDVVWSTSIGGQILNTAAYDHATRSVYVGSTNGRLYRLNSADGVILGNFNAGGQIHMAPLLVDNTLYVGSTNGTFYALDKVSLQPRWSYNAGGALYGSPAYSSRYGGLVIILVEGTPRPSVHALQIGDGSRRWRQNGVPGFDPEDRGDNLAFLDTYPVVSDVNNVVIVRTYRSQERQYMNAGSPNNTAPRTVEEIRSLLTQRPDFESFYVLDLDTGARKYVAPIAVGGVGDGIWTVGPQAVVKKMSDGSEVAYVLWRTYQACESLGGSACDARDDTTLGEMDLATGNIRFVQDWRNEGTMRIHSDEQSPLSMAGDTIFHAHWMTLGSLRITDRSSRYGSSYTNPIRTEEVYPVVNGIRVGTCPSRSNYFCPEAMLLPNNEPNQDPGFYIYYTNQPQYDLWWSSSTGNPNNPDLPPASPVRSAAISNKTIYWKTVDGAIIAVGP